DNA from Desulfobacterales bacterium:
TAGTGATACAAAAAGTAGATCCTTTTCCTTCAGTGCTTTCAACTTCAATCTCTCCGTTCATCTTTTCAATAATTTTTTTTGAAATCATTAATCCTAAACCTGTGCCACCATATCTCCGTGTTATTGATGAATCTCCTTGAGAAAAAGGTTTAAAAAGTTTTTCCAGATTTTCTTTGGAAATTCCAATTCCTGTATCAGTTATGGAAAATTGAATTTTGGCTTGATTTAGATTTTGTTCTATTACAACTATTTCAACTAATATATATCCTTTTTTCGTGAATTTAATAGCATTTCCTATAAGATTCATTAAAATTTGGCGAAGTTTAACGGGATCTCCGAATACTAAAGTTGGTAAATCAATAGGATGCAATAATTTTATTTTTAAGTCTTTCGCATGGGCATTAATAGTTTGTAAAGCAATTACTTCTTCGACAACTGTTTTAAGATTAAATTCAATATTTTCTAACTCTAATTTGCCAGCTTCAATTTTGGAAAAATCTAGAATATCATTAATTATCATTAATAAGGAATTAGAACTCATCTTTATAGTTTCTACGTATTTTTGCTGTTTTTCATCCATTTTTGTTTTAAGCAGAAGGTCTATCATTCCAATTAATCCGTTCATAGGAGTTCTAATTTCATGGCTCATGTTTGCTAAAAATTCACTTTTAGCTTTATTTGCGGCTTCGGCATTTTCCTTTGCTATTTTTAATTCTTGTTTGAGCTTTTGGATGTTAAGATGAGCTGTAACTCGAGCAATCACTTCTTGCTCTTGAAATGGCTTAGTTATGTAGTCAACGCCTCCGACTTCAAAGCCTTTTACTTTTTCTATAGTTTCTGATAAAGCACTTATAAAAATGACAGGTATATCTTGTGACGATTCATTGTCTTTAATTTTTTTACATGTTTCAAAGCCGTCCATTCCTGGCATAAGAATATCTAACAAAATTATATCTGGAGGGTTAATTTTTATTAATTCGATAGCATCTTCTCCACTTTGGGCAACAAAAACATTCATTCCAAAATTGGATAAGTATTCAAAAAGAGTTCCTAAATTTATGGGATTGTCATCTACAATTAGTATAGATGAGTTTAAAAGATATTGTTTATTCATGAGTCACTGTATCCATATATTTTTGAGTTAATATTTTAATTTGTCTTATCTGAAATGTTTGAGCCAATTTTTTAATTTCATTTATAAACTTTTTATAGGAATGATTTTCTTTTTCTAACTGATCCAGATGCTTTCGTATTCCTGTAATGTCGCCTCCTGATGCAAGCTTATTAAGTTTTTGAATTTCTTCTAAAGGAGGTATATCGGATGGTTCATTGTCTGATTTAATATTAGGCTTATCTTCCTTTGGATTATCTATTATCCAAGTAATGTTTAAATGGTACTCCATTTTTTTTAATAGTTCATTCAGTTCTATCGGTTTTGTTATGAAATCATCTAAACCTCTATTTGGTAGTATTTCTTGATGGGATAAACTAACACTTGCTGAGCACGCAATTATTTTAACGGTATTTAATTTATTAGATTTTCTAATTTCTTCTGCTGCTTCAAAACCATTCATGTTCGGCATAAAAATATCCATAAAGATAATATCTGGGCAGAAATTAAAAACTTTATTTAGGCAATCATTACCGTCTTGTGCTTCGTCTATTTCAAAGTCTAAAGGTAACAGTATATCCTTTAAAACATTTCGATTATGATAGTTATCATCAACTATCATAATTTTTTTTCTTTCGCCAGTATATCCTGTAATACTATTGTATGAGTATAAATCAAATTCATTGATATCACTTCCTTCTGGGACTTCAATTTCAAACCAGAATGTTGAACCTTTTTCTAAAAAACTTTTTACTTTGAGTTCTCCTCCCATTAGTGTTACAAGCTGTCTGGTTATTGGAAGGCCTAATCCAGAGCCTTCTTGCTTATATTTGTTTTTTCCTACCTGCTTAAATGGTGAAAAAATTTCTGCGATATCATTTTGAGCAATTCCGGGTCCAGAATCTTCTACTTCAAAATGAATAAGTCTGCTATTAGCAGCGGATGGCTTCCACATAGGGTCATTTTTACCTGCATCCCAAACCCTAAAATAGACAGTTCCAGTTTCTGTAAATTTGGCGGCGTTTCCTAATAAATTAAGTAAAATTTGGTTTAATCGTTTCTCATCTCCGAAGATAATGCGGGGGAGATCAATAGCAAGTTCGGCATAGAAATCGGTTCCTTTTTCAATAGTTTTTATTTGAATAATTTGTATAATTGCTTTTAAAAATTCAGAAAAAAGAAAATTAGATTTAATTAATTCCATTTTTCTTGCTTCAATTTTGGAAAGGTCTAATATTTCATTAATTAAATTTAAAAGGTGTCTTCCGCTTATGTCAATTATATCTAAACCGTTTGCTATAGATTCCTTTAAATCGCGCTCTCGCTTTAAAATTTGAGCATACCCTAAAATTCCATTTAAAGGAGTCCTTAGTTCATGACTCATGTTTGCAAGAAAGTCACTTTTGGCTTGATTTGCGGAATCAGCAGCTTTTGTAGCGTCAATTAAATTTTTCTCTTTAACAACAAGCTCTCTAAATATCAAGTCATAGGGTTTTACAATGCCTGTTTGAATAATTGCTTTGTAAATGGAGTAAAAAGAAAATATCTTAAAATAATGGCCTATTAAATTTGAAAAACCGTAATTGCTTATATAAAAAGTAAATGCAAGTTCTGATACTATCGTAAAGAAAATTGATAATATAAGAAGACTAAAAACTTCTTTTTCAAAACTTTGACGATATTTATATAGTAAAATCAGATCTAAGACTAAAATTG
Protein-coding regions in this window:
- a CDS encoding response regulator; protein product: MKEKIIPVIIVILILSGLYLTSLYSYLLFHNIAELFSIIVACGIFMIAWNSRKYIKNEYLIFIAIAYLFIAGLDLLHTLSYKGMQIFNDYDYYANQLWIAARYLESATLLFAFTFIVQKKFSIKISLVFIIYTLITGIMIASIFYWKTFPICFVDGTGLTPFKKISEYIICTILVLDLILLYKYRQSFEKEVFSLLILSIFFTIVSELAFTFYISNYGFSNLIGHYFKIFSFYSIYKAIIQTGIVKPYDLIFRELVVKEKNLIDATKAADSANQAKSDFLANMSHELRTPLNGILGYAQILKRERDLKESIANGLDIIDISGRHLLNLINEILDLSKIEARKMELIKSNFLFSEFLKAIIQIIQIKTIEKGTDFYAELAIDLPRIIFGDEKRLNQILLNLLGNAAKFTETGTVYFRVWDAGKNDPMWKPSAANSRLIHFEVEDSGPGIAQNDIAEIFSPFKQVGKNKYKQEGSGLGLPITRQLVTLMGGELKVKSFLEKGSTFWFEIEVPEGSDINEFDLYSYNSITGYTGERKKIMIVDDNYHNRNVLKDILLPLDFEIDEAQDGNDCLNKVFNFCPDIIFMDIFMPNMNGFEAAEEIRKSNKLNTVKIIACSASVSLSHQEILPNRGLDDFITKPIELNELLKKMEYHLNITWIIDNPKEDKPNIKSDNEPSDIPPLEEIQKLNKLASGGDITGIRKHLDQLEKENHSYKKFINEIKKLAQTFQIRQIKILTQKYMDTVTHE
- a CDS encoding response regulator; translated protein: MNKQYLLNSSILIVDDNPINLGTLFEYLSNFGMNVFVAQSGEDAIELIKINPPDIILLDILMPGMDGFETCKKIKDNESSQDIPVIFISALSETIEKVKGFEVGGVDYITKPFQEQEVIARVTAHLNIQKLKQELKIAKENAEAANKAKSEFLANMSHEIRTPMNGLIGMIDLLLKTKMDEKQQKYVETIKMSSNSLLMIINDILDFSKIEAGKLELENIEFNLKTVVEEVIALQTINAHAKDLKIKLLHPIDLPTLVFGDPVKLRQILMNLIGNAIKFTKKGYILVEIVVIEQNLNQAKIQFSITDTGIGISKENLEKLFKPFSQGDSSITRRYGGTGLGLMISKKIIEKMNGEIEVESTEGKGSTFCITIPFAKKQDIKETLPFVLDDMISIPKKTDDKLNIPKLKILLAEDNLVNQTLGVELLQEEQGHDVIIANDGLQAIKKLEEDNFDIVLMDIQMPQLDGLETTRIIRNPASKVLNHNIPIIAMTAHIRKEDQEECTNAGMNGYISKPINPLKLFNEINRIINKSTINNDVITKVEANTPNEKIFNKKEFLEIHFDNNIKLAHKMTRVFLDEYEKIIDSIKAAIQTKDSKSLADTAHSFKGMVIYYSKKASDKAYALEKIGKSGDITNAENIFNELIELIEDLIPTLFKFCDEIEC